The segment agaCTACGACCAGTGACCATGACTAGTGGTCATGACCAATGACCAGGCAACCAATGATCACGGTTTGTTCCTGTAGTTGGTCTCCGGACAGATAAAAGAGTTGGTCGAATCTAAGAAGGCCAAACTACATTAATATTTGGGtatatatatgagagttttacatgttcaaataggaaatatatgtttgttatagaaagtttagagatTAGGTAGGCATAGCCAAATCATATTTGTAAGTCTTGtttggtttgaattaggagtcatGATCTCTTACAGCTAAGACCTGCCACCTTTtcaatatgagagggtcatagCCTATTGAAGATATCGACCAATCGATCAAATTAATCTACTTTACCTTTCGTCTTTTGTCTAGTTCATGTAGTCTTATTCTCTTTTGTAATCTATATTGCTACATATTCTTGATCCTAACGACCAAAGACAAGCCGTCGGCCATCTACGCTCTGACAGGGTCCCTCCCGAGCGTGGGTGACGATGAAGGTCCGACGATGCAGTGCTACGACCGGAGTATCTAGGGTGCTGCTCACCGGATATTACCACGACGTGCTCAGTGTGTTGGCGTGATAACTTTTCGCATCAACAAACGTGTTGCTCTTGGCGATGTTCATGTTCTTCGTGTCCATAGATTTCACCAAATGACTGCTAGGCTATGTTCACGGATTTCATGTCCAGTCTCAACATCTGTGCTCCTCCCGGTTGACACTGTGGGGGTGCTATTGGACTATACCTTAGGATATATCATAATCCTCTTCTGATTAACAGCCCTTCATTAGTCTTAATTCCTGTGATTAGCAGCCCTTCATTAGTCTTAATTCCTGTGATTAGCAGCCCTTCATTAGTCCTAATTCCTACCTTTATGTTATACAAtatcttttgtaatgcttgtgTACGTATTTATACACCACGCTAATGATTTTGATATGGTGTGGGTTAGTATATAAAAGGATATATGCGTGCAGAATTTGAAATATCCTGGTCTTCCTTAACACATTTGTCCAAAAAATTTCATGCTCATTATTTTGAGTTATTCGGTGAACTGGCCAgttcaaaaaaattaatatgTCTCAGATCAAAGATATTCTCTGGATTTGCAtcaattttagtaaaaaattaGGCAAAGTGTTGAAGTATATTGAGCACCATTCCTTAGTCGTGTAACAGTACCGGGATTCCAATGGCTCAATCTCCATTACTCCATAGCATCCTATGTCACAGCATCAATAGGTCTCTCCCTTTCGTTTGTTCAAGGCTGAGGTTGTACAAGCGTTTCAAACTTCCAATGGAACCCATGTGTCCGAGGGATTTCTCTATATGTTTTTTCTACAAAACCAGGAAAAGGAAATCATCGAAGATATGGAACTAATGCATGGATATAGGACTTAAAAGATATTTTTCCTTACAGATCTTTCAAATGGATATCTTTACATTCCTTGTTTTTGGGAACAGTTATCACTCAATTCAATCGCTTCCAAACCACGCAGCCTGCAGCCAAGAGTTGCCAGGACAAATGGCACCTCTATAAATACATGTGTGCTCGCCTTTCTCACACCTTGCTTCACGTTCTCCaggccaagtttgtagaaacttgGACACTACAACAGCCGGTTTCTTCTCTTGGTGCGGTGGTGCTTCTAGTTCTTCAGAGTTTTGGAGACGATGGAGGGTGATCGCGAGGAACAACGGCAAGCTCATGTCTTGGGGAATAAAGGTGGTCTGCGACTATTTCCAGTCATTATTGGTAATGGCCTTGGCTTTAGCATTTATACCATGACAAATAATCAGATGAAAAACTTACTAACACCATGATTAGCTTATTTCACTCTAGAAATGTCTATTTTATATGTTTTGCTTACAGTTTACTATGCATGGATGATTAGGAAACACTGTTGTGTTTCTCTTATAGAAGTTGTTTTCGAAAATTAATATTTGGCCAAAAGACTTTCATTTAATTCTTTTGGGCCTATTTCACAGTTAATTTTATATTCTGCATAAGCTAATAAACCTATATCACAGAATTTTCAGAACCAGTTTGGCTCACAAGACACAATATATATACTCTTTTCCTACAAGCACCTCAAATTCTTCCAAAGTGTTGCAGTAACATCGAAGTGATCAAGTTTTTTATGGCATTACATTCATAATTTTGCTAATATTTAAAATTTCCAATTTGTGTTCAGCCAACGAAATATCTGAACGGATCGTGAGCGCATCAGTTACCGCAAATCTTATCATCTACCTCACAACAAAGTATCACCTCGGTGTTGCAAGCAGTGCAATCATCATTTTTGCGTATCAAGCGGCCTCAAATTTCTTGCCGTTCTGTGGGGCCATTGTTTCTGATGCACTGTTGGGCCGCTACCTAATGATCACACTCACACTATTCTTCTGCACAATTGTAAGAGCACCATACAATCCCCTCGCATAACTGAACATCACAATTGATTTCACTCACTACAAGTTACCTCATAGCTACTgataatagatatatatataagagactacAAGTCACATggattttattcttcttttggTGCTCCATTCAGGGAACTACCCTTCTGTGCTTGACATCAGTGATCCCAAGCTTGACACCCCGGGACTGCGTTCCACGCCAAGTCTGCACTTCACCAACTGCCCTACAGTTACTTGTGCTATGTGCCTCCCTTGGTTTCATGTCACTCGGAGCGAGTGGCGTCCGCCCTTGCTGCCTGCCCTTCGCCGAAGATCAGATTGCGCACTGGGATGCCGCAAAGAAGGACCGAGCGCTTCGGGGATTGTTCAGCTGGTACTATGTCTCCGTGGGCTTCTCGCAGATCGTATCCGTGACTGTCCTTGTGTACTTCCAAGACAAGATGGGTTGGAATGTCGGGTTCACGGTTTCGGCAGCCATGATGGCGTTGTCCACACTCCTGAACTTGGCGGCATCGCCCTTCTACGTGAAGGTGAAACCTCAGAAGAGCATTTGGGTTAGCTTATTGCAAGTGGTCGTTGTGGCTGTCAAGAACCGTCACCTTGTGGTGCCAGTGGCAAATCATGGTGTTCAGTTTCACAGCTTGGCAGGTTCATCACAGTTGGTCCCATCAGAAAAAATGAGGTGATTGACTACTCATGACTCTGTTTCTAccatttatcatattttttcatTCAATAATGCTGGTAAGCGTGTGTGCATCTGGTAGATTATTTTATATTTCCTAATGAGAAAAAACCCTTTCAGGTTCCTGAACAGAGCTTGCATGGTGAGGACCCAAGCAGGTAGTAGTACAAGCAATGAAGAAGCTCACAACACAAACTCGTGGAACACCTGCACAGTGGAGCAAGTAGAGGACCTCAAGTCTTTTCTAAGCGTCATGCCTATGTGGTCAGCCATGGTGATGTCCTTCCTGGTGCAAAGCTCATCCTTCGGTGTGCTGCAGGCGACCACCATGGACCGTCGCATCGGCACAACGAGATTCCAGATACCGGCAGGCTCCATCTCAATCTTCGAAATCATCATATTCACCGTGTGGTCAGGGTGCTACGACCCGTACATCCTCCCGTTGCTCAGAATGATCACGGGGCGGCAGCGCTTGCTCACCCTCAAGCAGCGCATGGGCATCGGCGTGTTCCTGGCTGTCGCGTCCATGGCAGTGGCGTCGGCGGTGGAGGCTCGCAGGAGGGTGGCCGCGGCGAGGCAAGGAGCCCCGCGGATGTCCGCACTGTGGCTAGCGCCCCAGTACCTGCTCGGGGGGCTCTCGGGCGCGTTCGGCGCCATCGCGCAGATCGAATTCTACTACGCGATGCTCCCCAAGTCCATGGGTAGCCTTGTGCTGGCGCTGCTCTTCTTTGGGGCCGGCGTCGCGAGCGTCATATCGACGGTGATCGTCAAGCTTGTGAACGTGGTCTCCAGCAGCGGTGGGGCGGCACCGTGGATCTCGGACGACCTCAACCGGGGCCGCTACGACAGTTACTACCTATTGCTCGCGGTTCTTGGCGCCGTCGACCTGGTCTACTTAGTCGTTTGCGCTTACGTTTTCGATGAGACGACGAAGAACATGTCGTTGGAAactggtggtgatgtggaagcGGAAGAGATGGTAGAGGTTCGAGGCTAGCCCATAtaagtgtttgtttgtttcatgtTGGTATGTTGGCTACAATTAAACGCGGTCCAGCAGTATGTTGTTTGCCGTCAAATTGTGACTTTGAACTTCTAGTGAAATTACATTCTGGCAAATATGATTTATATTGGAAGAGTATAAATGGCCCTGGTCTCCCTCAACATACAAGCTAGAGGGGAAATTCTAGGTTGCTTTCTCCCTACCCGGACCACCTTTCTTACGTtgtcacactactacagaataccACATATGTGCCAGtccatcagtatcggttcaacaGTAATCGATACTGTTGACgaatcagtgtcagttcttgaACTTCCGCACGCGAACAGTCATTgaggagttaagaaccggcactgatagtatctatcagtgccagtttgtggctggaaccgacactgatagtgtctatcagtgccggttacatatatcaaccggcactgatggggcGCTAGAGTATAAAGCCCGCACGACCAGAGCCGCCGCAAGCACACTAGAACAGCACCATTTGTCATTTTTGCCATCTCAACAGTTGGAGggttcaaaatttggaggactCAAAtgctctaaggttaataagacaatctatatttcttttttagatagatttactttgTAGATTGCTTTAGGGTTGATGCCTGGTGCTTGTTCTACGGTTATgaatttagagatgcaattgagatctattttaggaaaagtttgtaactttgtcattattagatgtatagagatgatctacatttgattcttagttggatttagttgctatattgctctagatttgaatttagatggttgttctttggtgttgaattttggaatgagcaagagctccgatatgatataaattagagaaagatctaTATTTTGTCATTGTGAATGATTTAAGGAGTGGATTAATAGTCACGTGTAAATAGATAtgggtgcgtacattaaaatctatggacaattgcaaatttgtcactacttgaaccgttattgccattaaaaattacaaaaaaaccactagaactgtcattcaagtggcatccttgcaaagaataaaaaatcagagaggtatttgcaaatgcccctaaaatctagctccaattttctagtatgtggtttgTGTATTATttcaaagtcttgaatttaaataataatccagtgaaTTTgctctgttcattaatcaacgtagtcaatttaacacaattgatagaatactGTATTGTAAGAATAGCACATCCACCCACGGGTCACAATCGGATATGGCAGCCTTTGAAAGGTGGGTCCCCCGACCCaacccaagtaccggaaggagatggacCCTCAAATAGGGgccaatcaagatgcgaggtaattcaatgattttttctagacattttcaaatttttaaaGATTATAAGTTAAAtgggtttaattataatgatctGTAGACGGACCgatcatggatgtacaaggatcgagggccAGACTCTTTGTTGCCGTTGAGGATTTTCTGAGGGCTGCCGCAGTGTATAAGAAGTCAAAAAGGAAGCGTaccgatcactatatatgttgtccgtgtGTCAACTATAAAaacgagaagcagttttcaaacatagagcaaatccgtgcacacttgattcgtagGAGTTTCAAGGTTGGCTATACCCTTTGGACTTagcacggtgaacttgaagatgttggggatgaagggcaaccaacagtcgaagaagacataagcaacgatatgacggctaacgaagacttcgatatgtcggcatttgaagatacttttgtcgaaaacgatggaggggacacttttgttggcaacaatgaagatggcttagagcaaatgttgtgcgatggggagggggatttcaccagtgaaagataacatcaaaagttccagcgcatGGTAGAGGTCACTAAAACACTAGTTTAtctgaactgtaaagatgagcacaacaaattgcatgtggtgctgacattgatgcaaatgaaggctagcaatggttgggccaaTAAGGGCTTCagtgaattgttagaatttttgAGGGAATTTCTTCCAAGGGGGGAACGTATTGCCCGAAAATATGAACCATGCCAAGAAGGTTGTCTGCCCGCTGGGATTGGAAGtaaagaaaatacatgcatgtggaaacgatCGCATATTGTTTCGCagcgaggatgcagacttggaagcatgtcgtgTTTGCAATGCAACATGGAACAAGTGCAACGTTGATGACATTGAGAGCGATGGCGtagggtgaagagaaagaagaaaagacctcctgttaaggtggtttggtatttccttATAATCCCttgtttgaagcgattgtttgctaacggagcgaatgccgagttgatgcgatggcatgccgaacaacgcaagaaagatggaatgcttagacaccctgctgatggcatgcaatggaggagatttgattcaaaatacaaggaattcagagatgaagtgaggaatataaggttcgggtgagtacggatgggattaATTGTTTTGGCAACAcaagaagtactcatagcacttggcttgtgactctctgtatctacaaccttggatgtgcatgaagcaaaagtaccttatgatgcctttccTAATTAGTGGGCCAAATGAACTAGGCAACGATAtcaatgtgtacctcaaaccattggttgaagatcttcttgtattgtggaaagatgacgtacgggtatgggatgagtacaagcGTGAAAATTTCACCATGCATGCAATGCTATTCGTAACGATctcagattggcctgctcttatTAACCTATCAGGGCTGACTGTAAacgggtacaatggatgtgttcagtgcttggagaaAACGGGGGGAGGTGGCTGACGAACAGTCGggaaatgatcttcatgggtcactgTAGGTTCCTTCGTACAAATCAACCATATCGTAAGAATAAAAGAGTTTTGACGGGACAGTGGAGCATT is part of the Phragmites australis chromosome 12, lpPhrAust1.1, whole genome shotgun sequence genome and harbors:
- the LOC133887493 gene encoding protein NRT1/ PTR FAMILY 1.2-like, which codes for MEGDREEQRQAHVLGNKGGLRLFPVIIANEISERIVSASVTANLIIYLTTKYHLGVASSAIIIFAYQAASNFLPFCGAIVSDALLGRYLMITLTLFFCTIGTTLLCLTSVIPSLTPRDCVPRQVCTSPTALQLLVLCASLGFMSLGASGVRPCCLPFAEDQIAHWDAAKKDRALRGLFSWYYVSVGFSQIVSVTVLVYFQDKMGWNVGFTVSAAMMALSTLLNLAASPFYVKVKPQKSIWVSLLQVVVVAVKNRHLVVPVANHGVQFHSLAGSSQLVPSEKMRFLNRACMVRTQAGSSTSNEEAHNTNSWNTCTVEQVEDLKSFLSVMPMWSAMVMSFLVQSSSFGVLQATTMDRRIGTTRFQIPAGSISIFEIIIFTVWSGCYDPYILPLLRMITGRQRLLTLKQRMGIGVFLAVASMAVASAVEARRRVAAARQGAPRMSALWLAPQYLLGGLSGAFGAIAQIEFYYAMLPKSMGSLVLALLFFGAGVASVISTVIVKLVNVVSSSGGAAPWISDDLNRGRYDSYYLLLAVLGAVDLVYLVVCAYVFDETTKNMSLETGGDVEAEEMVEVRG